In Zingiber officinale cultivar Zhangliang chromosome 6A, Zo_v1.1, whole genome shotgun sequence, a single genomic region encodes these proteins:
- the LOC121994413 gene encoding uncharacterized protein LOC121994413 yields MVSPKYVIDPKEGGEKKAGERTDPFRWMIDDCSSIANRGAETYYSGSFTACGFTWKLRLELVLEGDGEKYVGLYLSHVDAVSKNSVIKAIYKLFVYDQLHAEDIQKEGEDYFHSTSHDGFCCKIALNKFNSSKSGLLVNDCCIFGAEVLEAFSCKLDKEGLIHESLSLKKDLTPRIYTWVIKDVSKLTKILFAEVFAAGGYNWRICLYPNLPSFEDFLSVFLIMTNAASLSSKTRVYVDFSFCLLDQHNAKHWKLTVKHLFSSENRYYGCRNFLSREDVRDPSRGFLLNDTCIIEASVVVLGVDTIA; encoded by the exons ATGGTTTCACCCAAATATGTTATAGACCCAAAGGAAGGTGGAGAGAAGAAGGCAGGCGAGAGAACAGATCCTTTTAGGTGGATGATCGATGATTGCTCAAGCATTGCAAATCGAGGTGCTGAGACGTATTACTCGGGGAGTTTCACAGCCTGTGGTTTTACctg GAAGTTGCGACTGGAATTAGTTTTAGAAGGAGATGGTGAAAAATATGTTGGTCTTTACCTCTCACATGTTGACGCAGTTTCAAAGAATTCTGTGATCAAAGCAATCTACAAGCTCTTTGTATATGATCAACTACATGCGGAGGACATACAAAAGGAAG GCGAAGATTATTTCCATAGCACATCccatgatggattttgttgtaaGATTGCATTAAACAAGTTCAACAGTTCAAAATCTGGTCTACTTGTCAACGATTGTTGCATCTTTGGAGCTGAAGTCTTAGAGGCTTTTTCATGCAAATTAGATAAAGAAGGATTAATCCATGAATCCTTGTCCCTAAAGAAAGACCTAACACCTCGAATATATACTTGGGTAATCAAGGATGTTTCCAAATTGACAAAAATACTATTTGCTGAAGTTTTTGCTGCAGGCGGCTACAACTG GCGTATCTGTCTCTATCCAAACTTACCCTCATTCGAAGACTTTCTTTCTGTTTTCTTGATCATGACCAATGCTGCTAGTCTGTCTTCCAAGACTAGAGTCTATGTGGACTTCAGCTTTTGCTTGTTGGATCAACACAATGCCAAGCACTGGAAGCTTACAG tgaAACATTTGTTCTCGTCAGAGAATCGATATTATGGTTGTAGAAACTTTTTAAGCCGGGAAGATGTACGAGATCCATCGAGAGGTTTTCTTCTCAACGACACATGCATTATTGAAGCATCCGTTGTGGTTCTTGGAGTAGACACCATTGCATGA